One part of the Neodiprion virginianus isolate iyNeoVirg1 chromosome 3, iyNeoVirg1.1, whole genome shotgun sequence genome encodes these proteins:
- the LOC124301629 gene encoding T-complex protein 1 subunit theta — MALHVPQAPGVAQMLKDGARYFSGLEEAVYRNISACKQFAQTVRTAYGPNGMNKMVINHIEKLFVTSDAATIIKELEVEHPAAKLMVLASEMQEAEVGDGTNFVIIFAGALLEAAEELLRLGVTTSEIVEGYEVALEKALEILGSLVVYKVEDYRDSAQVQKSIRAAIMSKQLGNEDFLTSLISKACISIIPEKTTFNVDNVRVCKILGAGLNSSQVVQGMVFRRQVEGDVTKKLRAKIAVYTCAIDIIQTETKGTVLIKSADELMKFSRGEESLLENQIKAIADSGAEVVVSGGKFGDMALHYINKYNLMAVRLPSKFDLRRLCKAVGATALSKLTPPCKEELGYADTVHMDELGDTAVVVFRLDGNESRISTVVVRGSTDNYMDDIERAIDDGVNTFKGLTKDGRFVAGAGAVEVELATQVAAHADTLPGLEQYAVRKFASALETFPKTLAENSGNRASELLSKLYAAHKEGKRNYGFNIEGDGPVLIDAVNAGILDLYVAKQWALKYAVGAACTILKIDQIIMAKRAGGPKPRAGGHNSDDED; from the exons ATGGCTCTGCACGTTCCACAAGCGCCCGGAGTGGCTCAGATGCTTAAGGATGGAGCTCGC tatttttcaGGTTTGGAAGAAGCTGTTTATAGGAATATATCTGCCTGTAAACAATTTGCGCAAACGGTCCGTACCGCCTATGGGCCAAATGGCATGAATAAAATGGTGATAAACCACATTGAAAAGTTGTTTGTCACAAGCGATGCTGCTACTATTATTAAAGAGCTGGAAGTCGAGCATCCGGCTGCAAAGTTAATGGTCTTGGCCTCGGAAATGCAGGAAGCAGAAGTAGGCGACGGAACAAACTTTGTCATTATCTTTGCTGGGGCCTTGCTTGAAGCAGCTGAGGAACTTCTCCGCCTG GGTGTAACAACATCGGAAATAGTTGAGGGTTACGAGGTTGCATTAGAAAAGGCACTAGAGATCTTGGGGTCGCTAGTTGTTTACAAAGTCGAAGATTATCGCGACAGTGCTCAGGTACAGAAGAGTATAAGAGCGGCAATAATGAGTAAGCAGCTAGGGAATGAGGATTTTCTCACTTCTCTCATCAGCAAGGCATGTATATCCATTATACCGGAAAAAACAACATTCAACGTGGACAACGTTCGTGTGTGCAAGATATTAGGCGCAGGTCTGAACTCCTCCCAGGTCGTGCAGGGGATGGTTTTCAGAAGGCAGGTAGAGGGTGACGTAACAAAGAAACTGCGTGCGAAAATTGCGGTATACACTTGCGCCATAGATATTATACAAACAGAGACAAAAGGAACTGTGCTTATCAAGTCAGCTGACGAACTAATGAAGTTCTCACGAGGTGAGGAATCGCTTCTGGAAAATCAGATTAAGGCTATAGCCGATTCAGGAGCCGAAGTTGTTGTTTCGGGAGGGAAATTCGGAGATATGGCTCTTCATTATATAAACAAATACAATCTGATGGCTGTACGACTGCCGAGCAAGTTTGATCTTCGTCGTTTGTGTAAAGCAGTTGGAGCAACAGCTCTCTCCAAACTG ACTCCACCTTGCAAGGAAGAACTCGGATATGCAGATACAGTTCACATGGACGAGTTAGGGGATACAGCAGTTGTTGTGTTCAGGCTAGATGGGAATGAAAGTCGCATAAGTACAGTAGTCGTTCGTGGATCAACAGACAATTATATGGATGACATCGAGCGTGCGATAGATGATGGAGTAAACACGTTCAAGGGATTGACAAAGGACGGACGATTTGTGGCGGGTGCTGGAGCAGTTGAGGTTGAGTTGGCAACCCAGGTTGCCGCTCATGCCGACACACTTCCCGGTTTAGAACAGTACGCTGTAAGAAAATTTGCTTCCGCTTTGGAGACATTCCCAAAGACACTTGCTGAGAACAGTGGTAATCGGGCATCTGAACTGCTGTCGAAACTGTATGCAGCTCATAAGGAAGGAAAACGTAACTACGGCTTCAACATTGAA GGCGATGGGCCTGTGCTCATAGATGCCGTTAATGCTGGGATACTGGATCTTTATGTAGCAAAACAGTGGGCGTTGAAGTACGCTGTTGGAGCGGCATGCACCATTCTGAAAATTGATCAGATTATCATGGCTAAGCGTGCCGGAGGTCCGAAACCTCGCGCTGGTGGTCATAATAGTGATGATGAAGATTAA